In Mytilus trossulus isolate FHL-02 chromosome 6, PNRI_Mtr1.1.1.hap1, whole genome shotgun sequence, a single window of DNA contains:
- the LOC134720841 gene encoding phospholipid scramblase 2-like isoform X3 produces MADPAHVQMQMQGVAQPQVQGLPPALNFLSALSEVNIHQHLDILEVAIGWEKNNKYRICNGQDQQFMYAKEDTDCCVRQFCGPARPFTMNITDNNEQPLIQLYRPFRCQASLCMCCYLQEMDIMSPPGLSVGGIKQLWTPWKPKFEVHDAQNTPVFHIIGECCFCCPCTDITFQVVDAQKGHEIGQIIKHWGGCREICGAVNDFKVTFPQDLDVMKKTLLLGATFLIDFNYFERNKQ; encoded by the exons ATGGCGGATCCAGCGCATGTTCAAATGCAAATGCAGGGCGTTGCCCAACCGCAGGTACAAGGATTGCCACCAGCTTTAAATTTTCTGTCTGCACTCTCAGAGGTCAATATTCATCAGCATCTTGATATTCTTGAAG ttgCTATTGGATgggagaaaaataacaaatacagaaTATGCAACGGTCAAGATCAACAATTCATGTATGCAAAGGAAG acaCCGACTGTTGTGTTAGACAGTTCTGTGGTCCAGCTCGACCTTTTACCATGAACATTACAGATAACAATGAGCAGCCATTGATACAATTATACAGACCATTTAGATGTCAAGCCAGCTTATGTATGTGTTGTTACCTACAAGAGATGGACATAATGAGTCCACCAGGCCTTTCAGTAGGAGGTATAAAACAGCT ATGGACCCCTTGGAAGCCAAAGTTTGAAGTCCATGACGCACAGAACACCCCTGTGTTCCACATTATAGGAGAATGTTGCTTTTGTTGTCCATGTACAGATATCACTTTCCAA gttgtAGATGCCCAAAAAG GTCATGAGATCGGACAAATCATCAAACACTGGGGAGGCTGTCGAGAAATCTGTGGAGCTGTTAACGATTTCAAAGTCACAT TTCCTCAAGATCTAGATGTGATGAAGAAAACATTGTTATTAGGAGCCACGTTCCTTATTGATTTCAACTACTTcgaaagaaacaaacaataa
- the LOC134720841 gene encoding phospholipid scramblase 2-like isoform X1, translated as MADPAHVQMQMQGVAQPQVQGLPPALNFLSALSEVNIHQHLDILEVAIGWEKNNKYRICNGQDQQFMYAKEDTDCCVRQFCGPARPFTMNITDNNEQPLIQLYRPFRCQASLCMCCYLQEMDIMSPPGLSVGGIKQLWTPWKPKFEVHDAQNTPVFHIIGECCFCCPCTDITFQVVDAQKGHEIGQIIKHWGGCREICGAVNDFKVTFPQDLDVMKKTLLLGATFLIDFNYFERNKQ; from the exons ATGGCGGATCCAGCGCATGTTCAAATGCAAATGCAGGGCGTTGCCCAACCGCAGGTACAAGGATTGCCACCAGCTTTAAATTTTCTGTCTGCACTCTCAGAGGTCAATATTCATCAGCATCTTGATATTCTTGAAG ttgCTATTGGATgggagaaaaataacaaatacagaaTATGCAACGGTCAAGATCAACAATTCATGTATGCAAAGGAAG acaCCGACTGTTGTGTTAGACAGTTCTGTGGTCCAGCTCGACCTTTTACCATGAACATTACAGATAACAATGAGCAGCCATTGATACAATTATACAGACCATTTAGATGTCAAGCCAGCTTATGTATGTGTTGTTACCTACAAGAGATGGACATAATGAGTCCACCAGGCCTTTCAGTAGGAGGTATAAAACAGCT ATGGACCCCTTGGAAGCCAAAGTTTGAAGTCCATGACGCACAGAACACCCCTGTGTTCCACATTATAGGAGAATGTTGCTTTTGTTGTCCATGTACAGATATCACTTTCCAA gttgtAGATGCCCAGAAAGGTCATGAGATCGGACAAATCATCAAACACTGGGGAGGCTGTCGAGAAATCTGTGGAGCTGTTAACGATTTCAAAGTCACAT TTCCTCAAGATCTAGATGTGATGAAGAAAACATTGTTATTAGGAGCCACGTTCCTTATTGATTTCAACTACTTcgaaagaaacaaacaataa
- the LOC134720841 gene encoding phospholipid scramblase 2-like isoform X5 — translation MADPAHVQMQMQGVAQPQVQGLPPALNFLSALSEVNIHQHLDILEVAIGWEKNNKYRICNGQDQQFMYAKEDTDCCVRQFCGPARPFTMNITDNNEQPLIQLYRPFRCQASLCMCCYLQEMDIMSPPGLSVGGIKQLWTPWKPKFEVHDAQNTPVFHIIGECCFCCPCTDITFQVVDAQKGHEIGQIVNMC, via the exons ATGGCGGATCCAGCGCATGTTCAAATGCAAATGCAGGGCGTTGCCCAACCGCAGGTACAAGGATTGCCACCAGCTTTAAATTTTCTGTCTGCACTCTCAGAGGTCAATATTCATCAGCATCTTGATATTCTTGAAG ttgCTATTGGATgggagaaaaataacaaatacagaaTATGCAACGGTCAAGATCAACAATTCATGTATGCAAAGGAAG acaCCGACTGTTGTGTTAGACAGTTCTGTGGTCCAGCTCGACCTTTTACCATGAACATTACAGATAACAATGAGCAGCCATTGATACAATTATACAGACCATTTAGATGTCAAGCCAGCTTATGTATGTGTTGTTACCTACAAGAGATGGACATAATGAGTCCACCAGGCCTTTCAGTAGGAGGTATAAAACAGCT ATGGACCCCTTGGAAGCCAAAGTTTGAAGTCCATGACGCACAGAACACCCCTGTGTTCCACATTATAGGAGAATGTTGCTTTTGTTGTCCATGTACAGATATCACTTTCCAA gttgtAGATGCCCAAAAAGGTCATGAGATTGGACAAATTGTAAATATGTGTtga
- the LOC134720841 gene encoding phospholipid scramblase 2-like isoform X6: MADPAHVQMQMQGVAQPQVQGLPPALNFLSALSEVNIHQHLDILEVAIGWEKNNKYRICNGQDQQFMYAKEDTDCCVRQFCGPARPFTMNITDNNEQPLIQLYRPFRCQASLCMCCYLQEMDIMSPPGLSVGGVKQLWTPWKPKFEVHDAQNTPVFHIIGECCFCCPCTDITFQVVDAQKGHEIGQIVNMC, from the exons ATGGCGGATCCAGCGCATGTTCAAATGCAAATGCAGGGCGTTGCCCAACCGCAGGTACAAGGATTGCCACCAGCTTTAAATTTTCTGTCTGCACTCTCAGAGGTCAATATTCATCAGCATCTTGATATTCTTGAAG ttgCTATTGGATgggagaaaaataacaaatacagaaTATGCAACGGTCAAGATCAACAATTCATGTATGCAAAGGAAG acaCCGACTGTTGTGTTAGACAGTTCTGTGGTCCAGCTCGACCTTTTACCATGAACATTACAGATAACAATGAGCAGCCATTGATACAATTATACAGACCATTTAGATGTCAAGCCAGCTTATGTATGTGTTGTTACCTACAAGAGATGGACATAATGAGTCCACCAGGCCTTTCAGTAGGAG GTGTTAAACAGCT ATGGACCCCTTGGAAGCCAAAGTTTGAAGTCCATGACGCACAGAACACCCCTGTGTTCCACATTATAGGAGAATGTTGCTTTTGTTGTCCATGTACAGATATCACTTTCCAA gttgtAGATGCCCAAAAAGGTCATGAGATTGGACAAATTGTAAATATGTGTtga
- the LOC134720841 gene encoding phospholipid scramblase 2-like isoform X2, translating into MADPAHVQMQMQGVAQPQVQGLPPALNFLSALSEVNIHQHLDILEVAIGWEKNNKYRICNGQDQQFMYAKEDTDCCVRQFCGPARPFTMNITDNNEQPLIQLYRPFRCQASLCMCCYLQEMDIMSPPGLSVGGVKQLWTPWKPKFEVHDAQNTPVFHIIGECCFCCPCTDITFQVVDAQKGHEIGQIIKHWGGCREICGAVNDFKVTFPQDLDVMKKTLLLGATFLIDFNYFERNKQ; encoded by the exons ATGGCGGATCCAGCGCATGTTCAAATGCAAATGCAGGGCGTTGCCCAACCGCAGGTACAAGGATTGCCACCAGCTTTAAATTTTCTGTCTGCACTCTCAGAGGTCAATATTCATCAGCATCTTGATATTCTTGAAG ttgCTATTGGATgggagaaaaataacaaatacagaaTATGCAACGGTCAAGATCAACAATTCATGTATGCAAAGGAAG acaCCGACTGTTGTGTTAGACAGTTCTGTGGTCCAGCTCGACCTTTTACCATGAACATTACAGATAACAATGAGCAGCCATTGATACAATTATACAGACCATTTAGATGTCAAGCCAGCTTATGTATGTGTTGTTACCTACAAGAGATGGACATAATGAGTCCACCAGGCCTTTCAGTAGGAG GTGTTAAACAGCT ATGGACCCCTTGGAAGCCAAAGTTTGAAGTCCATGACGCACAGAACACCCCTGTGTTCCACATTATAGGAGAATGTTGCTTTTGTTGTCCATGTACAGATATCACTTTCCAA gttgtAGATGCCCAGAAAGGTCATGAGATCGGACAAATCATCAAACACTGGGGAGGCTGTCGAGAAATCTGTGGAGCTGTTAACGATTTCAAAGTCACAT TTCCTCAAGATCTAGATGTGATGAAGAAAACATTGTTATTAGGAGCCACGTTCCTTATTGATTTCAACTACTTcgaaagaaacaaacaataa